DNA sequence from the Malus domestica chromosome 06, GDT2T_hap1 genome:
ATCAAatcgtaaatgtggttcggTCGTCAGAATACCGAACTCTAAATTCAACTTGCGAGTATCCAATTATAAAATAGCTCAACGTTCAACGCACCGAGTCTGGCAattcgtaacacctcactttgccgaaaAGGTtcatgagatgacctctaccaataaggattcaaaaacccttctcgaccgagacttggatagataaccagtcggccttgaCACATTActttttatccaaattgaaggtgttTCGTGGTCTGCTGATTCTACAGcgacaatgttgtttatccaaactgaagatgttcgccggttaCCTttacagtgttgtttatccaaactgaagatatgtcggtgaaaaagaaaataaaaatctcaaggttgttgagaggtttcacaTAGAGCGAAAGTTTATACAGGGCAGTTTATGTGTTGAATTTGAGGGGTTTTTTCGTTGTTTGCCGCTTTGTATTTATAGGAGTCAATCTCCTCTTGGCCATATCAGAACTATACTCGGATTAGGATTCTTTATCCTAATCCAACCAGGCCTCGGTTAATCCTACCGTCACTAGGACTCTGAACCAAACTCCTTATCCGGCCATCTTTACTTCTCAAATCTTAGTATCCTTATCCCATTGAGACTCCTTATCATGCCAGGACTCGACCCATTCGCTCTTATCCAGATTAATCCTTCTTGCAATAAGACTCGACCGCCCTGACTAGGTAGCCCATAACCCCTGGCCAGCCCACAGTATTTTCGGAAAAGCTTTGGACCGAACCTAAACCTATGCTCAGCCCAATggtattattttgggcccaaacagtagTATTTTGGATAAGCAACTTTTAGTCTCTCTTGGAATCTCAACTGGGTCCTATAAAGCTCCTTATATAGTCCATGTTCTTCGGCATCTCCTTCCATTTTCTTGGGTCAAAGTGAATACTAATGGCCTTGTTAAAGGTAATCCTATTCCCGCAGCTTGAGGTGGGCTTTTCCAAGATTTTGCAAGTTATTTTCTTGGTGGTTTTTCCTAAGCTTGGGGCATTGTACTTCTTTCTATGTGGAGCCTCATGCTGTCATCCTTGCGGTGGAGTTAGCTCACGATCGGGGTTGGAAAAATTTATGGCTTGAAAGTGACTACTCTTTTAGCGTGATATCTTGTTTTGCTTCTGGTTCTTTTTCTCCTCCTTGGTCGCTCCAGACACGTTGGAAAAATTGTATTTGTTGCTCTCATACATTTCGAGAAAGAAAGGAAGTTACTaacaaattagccaatttaGAGTTTCTCTCGTCTTCACTTGTTTGGCACGCATATCCTCTtatagagatttttttttctgcgTTCAGATTTCTTGGGCATGCTGGCCTACAGGTTTGTCTCCCCTTCTTAATGtgtgattttcttttttacctaATCTTTTtggattttccttttttgttttgcaacttgtcttgcaggttcctagattttaggttttattttagaAGGGTTTGGTCCTTTATCCACCCgtctttttcttgtattttctttttcaagggaggtaaggtttatgtccccaTCTTTTTTCTTGTATTCTATTTTTCAGGAGGGGTAAGGTGTATGTCccactctattttttttttcttgtttttgttttttcctaCTTTATGAAGGTAGGGTTTATGTCCCCCGACTaggtgtaactttttttttttttttcatatcaataaaTTTACCTTGTATTGCCCaggtttttgaaaaaaaaaaaacacaaaagctAAACCTGGTTTTTATCAATCGGATACCATACCAATTGCTTGGATGAGTTTGAAAGCCTTGAGATGACATGGAGAAAAAAAGTCTTTTTAGGTGTTTTTGTAACAAATGGAAGGGAGGTACAGAAACCAGCTCTCATAAAATGGAACTTGCAGGAACTGCGCTCGAAAATGAACCAAATAGACGTCGCGGACATTGGTGGTAAAGTTTGTAGTTTATTAGCATTTACATAATACATGTTCGGTGGAGTTGTAATCAGTGTACACTTAACAAGCTGAAGTAGATGGACGAAAAGATCAAGAAGGGGAAAATGTATTTGATGACACAGTGGGCTCATCAAAAGACGAACTTGCTTAAGTATGTCGACAAAAAGATTGAGAAGAAGGGGAAAACGTATTTGATGATACGTACTGAAATGTTGGAAGGCTAACTGAAATGTCGGaaactaaaagaagaaaaaggaggagagaAAGCTGAAAGAGGACTATAAGTTCTTAATTCATGAACAGAAATCGTTGCTTGAATATGTGAAAagtgttggagcaatattagaaaatatgaaaataataaaagaatttcaatgaaagtattcataaagaaaatcacaacatcaattatgtatgagattaatataaacaattagagataaagttagaaaaactgacaaacttggagattgaggcttgcataaatgcaatgtcttaaagatagaatttcgcccctactcttgtgcttgtagttcaatAGGCATCtatctcccaggattcaacaatctataatccgaagtcaaagcacttcaatcttcggactctaGCGAATtttatatattccgtactctcaagacacgactcagaatttgacacacgaatcatttgagaaacaaagtggggaaaccctatttctcaagagtaaaaattaactctaattttctatcttttataccaatggtttcatgggtttatatagaatccaatttctacttattaaagagatgtaacttttcatctataagtatacatcacttatcaagggaatacacctaaacaacataacctttctaagaaattggttaacactatttttcattcaattattaaaattatatattacaatatttcatattataatatataatttctaacaatcccccacatgaatgaaaaattaggaagaatttgagagtacaggcggacaagagatgcatcgggagaggtgtcttttggacttgaacctaccctagtgaatacttatcgggtttacttggtgacgcagtggATGTAGAAGATCTTAAACTGTTCACCGCAACAGTAAACCGAGACAATAAGCAACACACATCACTAATCCTAATATATTACGGTTCATACAGTTGCGTTCATTTTGGTCCTAAATAAATCCcggattcatgagagctttagagaatttagtcatctcattctcatagaagcgacccatttctactctcacataggtgaccactgattaagaatagtctgctctattcctcttatttataagatatcactgtcattaagtataaatatacatCCTAAAACTTCTGCAGACAACACacttcttccatcataggaatgaggtatatagtgtgttaacttctttgaatcatgcccaaccagtttgcctattgaacttagaccatgggatctccaatcaactaagttaggtttccgcccggctgattcattagttatgttggctttagcctcattcccctcgatgatgatcaacttactctctagtcaAACCTTTAATATTTGAATCCACTATTAGGTTGACTATCTTTAATGGTGTGCACAATCCATCTTATGAAATTCTATTTCATATGAGAGTAGTTGTTTGACATTGTTTGAAATGTCAAGTCCTCAAAATTTTATTAGGACTTAATTACTATGAAATTTGCTAGGAAATAGACTtcccccacatttaaggtatttgAAAGAAGGTCTCTAACCTCTTCACACCTTAAAACTCATTCATAATAAGAGAATATTATCTCTCTTACATGCAAATTACTCCTTCTAATTTGTTCTTTGCCTTATTCGCAAACCATCATAATACATGCATAAGATTATCCCCTACAACATTTTGAAGCCAATATGCTTCCTATCCGGATTGGAATGTACTTTCATTTGAGGATTTCGTTATTTAAATGCATGTATTTCCACCTATGTACTTTGCCTTCACATTGTCAAAGATTCAATTAGTTAGTATTATTGAATTCATCTAGTACATATGGATGCTCTTAACTACGAATAACACAACCCAATGGCTATGTACATTCGATTTATATGCTTACTTAATAAGCATCATCTTGTCTAATTCAATTATGTATGCTTACTGAATAAGCATTATTTCCATGTCTAGTCATTCCTTTTATGAAAGACCCCACACTTTAACTCATTGGTGTAAGCGAAAAGACACCTTCTTGGTGATAATTAAAGGAAATCCTTTATTCCCTCATGTCCAATTAATTGATAAactcaaatgttgaagaaacCCAGAACTGAAATTTAAATATGGACTTTATTCCATAAGAAACATATCAGTTTGGCAATCCTGTTCATTTGCTCTTCTCACTTCTTTCTCCGGGCTTTGTCTAAAATGAGTTCATCTCTGCGCAAAACCAAATATAGGATTTCGTGACAACAATATCTTCAGTGTATCAAAAATACCTTCTTCATAGATGAGCACCCACCAACCCACGTACATATGcttttctcaaaagcttcaacttcaaggtTGGTGGTGACTGATCGGAGAGGTTATATTCACTACCAAACACAGACACAGTTCACATGACATGCATTTCCTTAGAAGTTTGGATCTCGCATGGCAGATTCATCtttccatttatttttatttttcctttcacCACCTTACATGGGCAAAAAGGATATTCCCAATGATATGCAGAAACCGATCGACCAAAATTAAGCTAGGGATTTAAGCACTTAAGCCTAATCCTggcttcaataattttcaatgaTGCCGCAGTTTGCATCTTCCCTATCAAGACATGATTTGTCTGGATCATGAAGCCACTCAATCTTCCATTTTAAATAAATGGATTCTCTGAACCAATGTAATACTGCATCAATTATATAGGTGCAATTCCTTTCTGCAAAAGGAACTTTCCAAGAACTGCTATGAGTTGGCAGAACCACATCTAGCATCCAATTGAAACCCAGTCTACAACAATGGTCGTTCTGCACTTGTAGATGATACAAATTTTTAAACTATAAAATTGCACTTGGTAACCAACAATTCTCTTCTACAAAGAGTCAACGTCAAACATGGTTTTTTAGATGGATCTCCATGATATGCCTCACATAAGTAAAATCTTACTTGTAAGGATATGCATGTGTCTATGCGGTGTCAACCAGCAGTCATATCGGTTCATCCATAAATTTGCAAACATAACTGATTGGCATTACAACGGTAACTGATTGTCATCACCAACGGTAACCGTTTGACACAAAGATAACTCAAATTATATGAGGGTCTTTAAGCATAAAAACATACAAATAATATTACATCATGGCATTTTCATCATGCCTAATTATGCGATTAGCGACAATTTTGCAATATATCTTCATGCTTCAATATCTCAATTTAATTCTCACAACCATATTTTCCAATTATTGCAAACTTGGATAAAAAAAACTTCTATCTTTagattgttggagcaatattagaaaatatgaaaataataaaagaatttcaatgaaagtattcataaagaaaatcacaacatcaattatgtatgagattaatataaacaattagagataaaattagaaaaatttgacaaacttggagattgaggcttgcataaatgcaatgtcttaaagatagaatttcgcctCTACTCTTATACTTGTAGTTCGATAGGCGTCtatctcccaggattcaacaatctataatccgaagtcaaagcacttcaatcttcggactctggcgaattttatatattccgtactctcaagacacgactcggaatttgacacacgaatcatttgagaaacaaagtggggaaaccctatttctcaagagtaaaaattaactctaattttctatcTTTTATACCAATAGTTtcatgggtttatatagaatccaatttctacttattaaagagatgtaacttttcatctataagtatacatcacttatcaagggaatacacctaaacaacataacctttctaagaaattggttaacactatttttcattcaattattaaaattatatattacaatatttcatattataatatataatttctaaCAAAAAGTTGGTGAAAAAGCTGGAAGGAACTCTTGAACAGAAAGAGAAGAGTTGAAAAACCTAAAGAAAGACAAAATGGAGATGATCAAGGAAATTCAGGAACCAAATGATCAGTTCAATCAAGGGAGTCGGTGCACCAGAACGCAAGACATAAACTTGAGGTATGTCCGAACCGAAGCAACCGTATTTGACAAGTCCAGAGAAAAACACCGTAAAGAGGGAATTAGATCCGGAGTTTGAGTatgaacaaaaaggaaaaaagagaaggaaagtcGCGGAGGAAATaaatgaaatagaaggagaatcTCCTCCCTGATGCAGTTGCTACAGGCATTTTTGGATGAAGTTATTATATCAGTTGAGGAGGGCGTTGAACCTTCCTAGCAGTGTGTCTgcatttattaattaatacCCCCTCCTTACAAATTACTGCATTACATGGACAAATTCTTGGGTGCGAATGACCAGACCACATGACAAAACGCCCTACCCCCGTTCTTTTGGTCCCACCCCCTTGTGTCTGGCGCCAATATATGAAAGCGTTTGGACTAAAGAGTTCCTCCTATGTGTATGTGGTGTAGCTGGTTTTCACTTTTGAtcatccaacaacaacaacaacaacaacaacaacaacaaagccttttcccactaagtggggtcggctatatgaatcctagaacgccattgcgctcggttttgtgtcatgtcctccgttagatccaagtactctaagtcttttcttagggtctctttcaaagttttcctaggtcttcctttaccccttcggccccgaacctctgttccgtagtcacatcttcgaaccgaagcgtcagtaggccttctttgcacatgtccaaaccaccgtaaccgattttctctcatctttcctttaacttcggctactcctactttacctcggatatcctcattcacaatcttctcctttctcgtgtgcccacacatcccacgaagcatccttatctccgctacacccattttgtgtacgtgttgatgcttcaccgcccaacattatgtgccatacaacatcgctggccttattgccgtcctataaaattttcccttgagcttcagtgacctacgacgatcacacaacacgccggatgcactcttacacttcatccatccagcttgtgtTTGCATGTAGTTCCACTCTATATTTATTGTTGTTTTATATTGCGTGGTTCTACTTCTCAATTACACCGAGGCTTTTATGATAAACTTTCACACTGTATAGGTGCAGTTCCTAAAATATTACTTGGAGGACAATGTAGGTGACACTGTtacgaggccttttgtgataaatcTCAACACACCAATATGACTCATTGAAATGAATTGGTAGCTATTTATTGCAGATTAATGAGAGCTTACAAAAATTGTATAATACATACATTACTTGCACTTGGCTTGCTGCCACTCTAACTTTgaacattcaaataaactagTCGTTAAAATAAAATCTGTAGCTTTTGAAAGCTAATGAATCGATAGCAATTAACTACAATTAGTCGTGTCAAATCTACACGAAAATAAGAGAATTGGACGCAAGCCGAATATTGCTTTGTCTCAAAGGGATGGCGCGTGGAATCTTGTGGTTGCCAACGAAGAAGGGATGCTTGAGTGCTTCAGCAGCAGTAGGCCTTGCGGAAGGGTCCCaagaacaaagggaagaaatcaGCTGGACGGCAGATCTGCTTGCGGAAGGAACCATCGCAGATAGACCAACACTTCGAAGTTGTGGAAGCTCATAGTTCAAGTTTTGGGCAAGAATATGTCCCTCTGGCCATGTATCCCAAGTTGGACTGCCAATGACGCTGCAAATCTTTAACATCTGATCATCAGCACTTTGACCGGGAAACAGAGTCCGGAATGAAAACAGCTCTGCCATGATGGCGCCCATTGCCCACATATCGACCTTAGGACCGTAGAGGCCTGACTGAAGCAACACCTCAGGAGCTCGATAAGGGCGAGTGGTGACGTAGTCTGTATAGGGGGGGGGTGAATCGATCTCCATAGCAGAACCCAAATCTGCAATCTTGACGACACGGGAACCATCGTTAAACCAGACGTTAGCGGGCTTCAAATCACCGTGGAAATAGCCGTTTCTGTGCATATAATCCAGGCCATGAAACATCTGAAAGCAGATGCTTCAAACTTCATCCTCGGTGAATTTGGTTTGCCTTTTGACCATGTGATCAATGAGACTGCTCTGCATATACTAGAAGCCAAGGAATGCAGAATCGCATTTGGTGAAGATACCCTTCAACTGGACAAGGTTGGGATGCTTTGATAAACCAAGTGGTGTGATAATATTTCTGCAATCTCCCTTGCCTCAAACCCTGTCTTTCATGCCCGCACTCGCCATGTCGAAGTCGATTATCATTACATTCGGGAAAAGGTCACACGCCAGGAATTACAAGTTGGTTATGTTGCTACGcaagatcaacttgctgatttCCTGACCAAAGGACTGTCCACTTATCGTTTCAATTATCTTCTTTCCAAGCTTCCCGTTCGCCGGCAACCGCTCAGCTTGCGGGGGTGTGATAAACCAAGTGTTGTGAATGACTCTGCATGACTCTGCAATACATACAACGCATGCATTAAACAAATGCTGCCCATGTGAATGACTCTGCAATACACTCAACGCATGCATTAAACAAATGCTGCCCACGCATGCATTAAACAAATGCTGCCCATACTCAGATGCAGATGCATTAAACAAATGCTGCCCACGCATGCATTAAACAAATGCTGCCCATACTCAGATGCAGAAACATTGATGCAGTGTATCCATGTGAAATATTCACTATACCTGTAAAGTTCTAATTAACTATACTTGTAAAGTTCTATATaaacagaaaatgaaaagaagctCAGTAAATCGAGCACAATTCTTTTATGCTTGAGCTTGGAAAGGGACCGAACTTCCGGTAGTGTTAGACACTACTCAATGGAACTGAATATCTCCCTCAGATACTTGACTGCAACAATTTTACCCGTCGGTTTGTGCTGCGCCTTAAATACAGTCCCGAAAGATCCACTGCCTAGTTCCTCAAGAACCCATGATCAGGTCGTAGCTATTAAGGAACTGAACCTCAAAAGCTAAAGAAATCTGTGACAAAATTCAGAGCGTTTTCGCCTTTTCGAAGATGAAAAACGAGTTTGGCGTGAACCCAATTGAGAGAACTACTTACAATCTATGAGGCAAACCCCTCCTCGAATGTATGATCAGTGATGAGCGTTTTGATCTCTGAGAACAGCAGACACGAAAGTTGAGAGCTTTTGAGAAaacgagagaaagagagagagagagaggggggcaAGTTTCTAATTGTGGTATGAGAATTGGGAAATTAGGGTTCCAATTTAATTTATTGATTGATTAATTTCATTATTTCCTGATGGAATGAGGAAAGGCGGGAAGCAACAACACTCACTCGTTCAATTGGTTTCGTGGAACGCAAGCAATCTTGACTACTCTCCTCACAGCAGTAGGAAAAGGAAATGGGCtttttcgtcaattcacacAACCCGGTTTTACTTTGGGCACAAGGATTTTCCAACGGTCACGATTTTATAAAATTAGTTTTTTACCTGGGCCAACAGCTGTCAACGGTCCGATGGGCCGTTGGGCCCACAAGGATTATCCGCAATGGAAAAGGAGAGACAGAATATAACAAAAACCCAACCCCCTTACCACTTCAATTGCTCTCTCTTGTCTGTCTCTCGTGGTCTCTGTGGCGCTATGAAATTTCCCAAAAGCAAACCCTAGCAGTCCGGCGGTTCGTCATGATCATCAGCCTACAAAACTCGCCCTAGGGCCTGTAGATCGTTGCCACTTTCACAATTTCACGGGGAATTCTCTCCGACGGAATCTGATTTTCTCGATTTCGGTGTGTCAGAAGCTTTCTTGGAGCTCGTGCAACCCAATCAATCGGCGATTTCGAAGCGACAATCCAATCAATCAATCGGCGAATCAAATCATCCGATCCGATTGAGTTTTCAACCAAGGTTTTCGGATTCTCTCAGACTCTTCCTGAAATTCGAACGCTTTGCATTGATAAGCGCAGAGAGAGGGCTTTCTTTAATTTCACCGAGATCTGTGAAATTCGATTCTGATTGCGGCGGTTGGCCGAGGAGGATTGGGTCGGCGGCGGACGGAGGGTGGAGGAGCCTAATTTAATTCCGAGCATCGCATCTGTTCGACATCGGTTTCTGAAGGATTGGAATCGAAAGAGCTGAGATTGGTGCTGTGGTTGGCGGCGGCGAAGAAGCTTCGGAAAAGCTGTCAATCTGTCTCTCCATTTGCGGTGGTTTGATTGTTCGATCTCAGTAGAAtaatcgaagaaaaaaaaatgagcttGAACTTTTTGTACTGTTTGATTTGATAGTAGTTTTTTCTTGGCCTTGAATATAAGGCCGTATAGTTTTATCGGCCTTTGATTATCGTTCTCTTCAGGGAGATTGTTTGTTCTTGTTTGTGGTGTTATACATATTTCATATtttggaaggaaaagaaaaaaagatatttACCATGGCGGTGTATTATAAATTTAAGAGTGCAAAAGATTATGATTCTATTCCTATGGACGGCCCGTTCATCGCAGTTggtattttgaaagaaaaaatatatgaatCCAAGCACTTAGGGCGGGGTACTGATTACGACCTCGTCGTCACCAATGCCCAGACCAATGAAGGTTGGTTCTGATTTAGTTATTACCTTCTCAACATGTTGAAATTAATCACAGATATGTGTACTAACATGTTGTATGAGAGTGTGTTTGTCTGATTGAGTGGTGAAATCGTCGGTCTATGGTTTTGGGGATTTGTAAAATTGTCTTTTGGGGTTTTTCTCGAATAATTAAGATTAGGGGTTGCCTTGAAATTCAAGATAGAGTGACTTTGTATGGTGGTTTACTTTTGTCATTGAATGAGAAAAGTTCGACCACCACATTCTCTATGGTGAATTGAGTCAATCTGAGTGGGGACAGGTTGTGTGAGGTTGAAATCTGGGTTCTTTAGGAATGGTTAATCTGACTAGAAACTTCCTAGGAATTGTGGGTTGTGATGTCGGGATTCAAATTTTGGTAGCTTTTATCCTTGCTTTCATGGATTATATCATTACAATATTTTATAGTCTTTACGAGCTATGTTTTGTAATTTCAGAGTATCTTGATGAAGCAATGTTGATTCCAAAAAATACGTCAGTTTTAATTCGCCGTGTACCTGGAAGGCCTCCAATGCCTATTGTTACTGATTCAGAGTACTATCTCAGATCCTTTAACTTCTTGTCTTTAGTTATGTTGCAAAATCCATAATCAATTTAGATGTTCTTGTGTTTAATGAATCTGTGACATGGGTAGTCCCTGTTTTGCATCTTCGTTGGAGTTATGCCATGTGCTTGGATAGGGTGATTGTGTTTCTTATGACCCCTAGCGCAGATTTCAAGGGTTGGTTAAGTTAggctatttttatttcttttgttgtaGGCGAAAGATGGAAGATAAGGTGGAGTACACTGAACCAGAAAGGACTAGCTTTCTGGCGGCTGAATCATCTGCCACGAAATATGTAAGTTTTAATAGCCACTTGATCATCTTTGGTTTTAACTGTGTGCTTATGCTTTGCTTTGTCCCAGACGTTTTAGTGATCTTTTGTTTATTATGGCTTTGCAGCCTGGTGATCCAGATTGGGATGATTATGGGGATGATTTGTATGAAATTCCTGAAGTGATGACAGTGCAGACAAGTTATCAGGCTCCGGATGCACAGCCAACTGATAAAGCTGATGAAGATAGCAAGATTAAGGCTTTAATCGACACTCCAGCCTTGGCATGGCAACAGTAAGATGCTTTCAGTTTCATTAGTGTACTGTGATATGATAATGAAAGGTTTCTGGTCACTAATGTTGGATGATCTTTGTGTTTTTGCAGCCAAGGTCCTGATGGTTTTGGTCCTGGTAGAGGTTTTGGCAGGGGTGGAAGAATGATGAATGGACGTGGTATTGGTGAGTCTCTTTagattatataatttttatttttcgtaACATATCAGTGCTGATTGAATTTCTGCCTCTTTCTCTGTCAATTTTTCATAATGAAACTGATATCAATTTTCTTTGATTGAGGTCGAGGAGTAGGGGGCTTTGAGAGGAAAACACCTCCACAGGGCTATATTTGTCATAGGTGTAAGGTGCCTGGTATGTTCAAGTTTCCTTCTCCTTTTAGAAGATAACAGATGTTTTGTGATAAGTGATTAGATGAGGAAAATTCTGATATTTGGCATTTGTATGTGTGTTCAGGGCATTATATTCAGCACTGCCCTACGAATGGTGATCCAAATTTTGACATTAAAAGAGTGAAGCCACCCACTGGAATTCCTAAGTCCATGCTGATGGCAAACCCGGATGGCTCATATAAGTTGCCAAGTGGTGATAAAGCTGTATTGAGGCCAAATGAGTAAGCTGATCTGCTTTACAAATTTTATAGAcgtattttccattttttttttcataaaaaacttATGATTATCTTTGATATGGAAATAGGGCTGCTTTTGAGAAAGAGATTGAAGGTTTACCATCTACGCGTTCTGTTGGTGATCTACCCCCGGAGCTACACTGCCCGTTGTGCAAAGAAGTGATGAAGGATGCTGTGCTAACGAGCAAGTGTTGCTTTAATAGCTTTTGTGATAAGTGTAAGTTATGATGTAAATTTAATTGTATAAATTTTGAACTTCTAAGGGAAGAATTTCAACTTTTATCTCTTGGGATCTTTTTGGTTTACCCTCATCTGGGTAATTTGATGAGGCCTGTTGATATCTTATTGTGTATCCTGAATTGTCGTACCAGTATGATTTACCATATCAATTTTCTTTGTTTACAATGGCTCATATGTTAATCAGGTATCAGGAACTACATTATGTCCAAGTCAGTGTGTGTCTGTGGGGCTACAAATACACTGGCAGACGATCTACTGCCAAATAAGACACTGAGAGATACAATCAATCGCATCTTGGAGTCTGGTGGTAACAGTAGTGCTGACAATGCTGGGAGTACTTTCCAAGTTCAAGGTTTGTTTTTCAGTGGCTTGCCTTATATTTCTATTTAGACTAGAACATTTTTATAATTACACTCATGATTTGTAACATTCAGATATGGAGTCTGCTCGCTGTCCACAACCCAAGATTCCTTCCCCTACGGTATCTGCTGCATCAAAAGGAGATGAAAAGCAGTTACCTCAGAATGAAGAACCTCCAAAGTTTCCTGAATCCGAAGATGACGTAAAGCCTGTTCTTCCCCAGCAGCAGATTTTAGAGAGAGTGAGAACTACAATAGTAGCTGATGCATCTGAAGCCACGCGTGAGTCAATGATTGTGAAGGAACCAGCGTCACAAGGTAGTATCCCACTGGTTGAGGAAGAAGTGCAGCAAAGAATGGCTTCTGGGGATGCAGGTAATGTAGTGGTCTGGGTATTATTGTTCTCTGGTTCTATCCTTGTGCATAAGCAAGTTCT
Encoded proteins:
- the LOC103409521 gene encoding E3 ubiquitin ligase PARAQUAT TOLERANCE 3, giving the protein MAVYYKFKSAKDYDSIPMDGPFIAVGILKEKIYESKHLGRGTDYDLVVTNAQTNEEYLDEAMLIPKNTSVLIRRVPGRPPMPIVTDSERKMEDKVEYTEPERTSFLAAESSATKYPGDPDWDDYGDDLYEIPEVMTVQTSYQAPDAQPTDKADEDSKIKALIDTPALAWQHQGPDGFGPGRGFGRGGRMMNGRGIGRGVGGFERKTPPQGYICHRCKVPGHYIQHCPTNGDPNFDIKRVKPPTGIPKSMLMANPDGSYKLPSGDKAVLRPNEAAFEKEIEGLPSTRSVGDLPPELHCPLCKEVMKDAVLTSKCCFNSFCDKCIRNYIMSKSVCVCGATNTLADDLLPNKTLRDTINRILESGGNSSADNAGSTFQVQDMESARCPQPKIPSPTVSAASKGDEKQLPQNEEPPKFPESEDDVKPVLPQQQILERVRTTIVADASEATRESMIVKEPASQGSIPLVEEEVQQRMASGDAGKKRKKKKIRVPVNDMQWRNPQDLAAENYMMPMGPAAYNPYWNGMQPGMGMEGYMTSYGGPMPYMGYGPIDMPFGGLGPQDPFGAQGYMMPMVPPQRDPADFGMGMNGMNGMNGMNGLPIMSKEEFEARKADLRRKRENERQGQSREFSKDREYRREVSSGGDGPPMKSKSKSLARSPSPDYPNQHRRHRHEKQSPERRPSRDPRDLEPQPPPRPPKRKSEQHHHDRERERDRDREREREHDHEEDHHRQKRHRSESSSAKPSAQTTASAKPASSAASAAAAEAAAAAERKHKASVFSRISFPEGEVSKKRKASSSSTASATAPSPAAEDTKPSAHHHHKESSSSSSLANGFYDEYKSSSTAKAASSGTGSRKTMISAASMEYESSDDDRHFKRKPSRYEASPPQAAEQEEPSGHSRGGRDRDRDRDRRQR